GAGCGGTGCAAGTTGATCGTCTCAGAAGCGCTTGAAGATGTTATCTCAGGATACCGGCAACACGACCCGTTCACAATCGAATCGTGTTGCAGCGGGGTCGAGACACCGTGATTAGTTGGTGCTTCGTTGCAAGAAGCGAGCGTGTTCGGGCACGACGGGGTCGAGTTTCAACTTCTTCCGTTCTTCCGCCGTCGGAGGAGTCAGCGGACGTACAATACGGAATCCAACGTGGGTGCCGTCCGTGTAATACCAAACACTTTGCGGAATCTGGGGGTCTTGAATTTTCCAGTCTTCCGGCATGGATTCGTAGCGGGCGGCACTGCGGTGATGTTCCGGACCGCCATCGTACCATTGCGTCCAAGAGCCACCACGGACAACGCGGACTTCTTCTGTGCGAGGAATGTTCAACGGATTGATAGCGACTCCGTTGTTCTCTTTGGCAATCACGCTGAGCTTTTGATACCAATCGGCGTCGTACTCATCGAGACAGTACTCCGCGACGTTGCCATGCATATCGTGCAGACCGAACGGATTCGGCTTCTTCAGGCCGACCTTGTGATAATTGACTTCCCGCTCCAGACCAGCGTTGTCGACGTACCAGGAATAATCACCGAGTTTGGCGGGGTCATCGCCGAAGGAGTAAGCCGTCGTCGTACCACCACGAGCGGCGAATTCCCATTCGGCTTCCGTCGGCAAGCGGTAATAATGGCCGGTTTTGGCACTGAGCCATTTGCAGTACATCTGAGCCGCAAGCGGGGTCATTCCCGTGGCGGGGAAACCATCGTGACCGCTGTTGAAGGTCATGTCGGTGTAGGGTTTAGTCGGTCGCGTCACCGCATCGGCGATTTTGTCGCGATCGGTTGAGGGCAACTTGAGTTTCTCACGTCGGAGCACATCGAGATCGAGGTTCCAAATCTCGTATTCATTCCAAGTGACTTCGCAACGTCCCATCCAGAACGGGCTGACTTGTACTTTGACTTGCGGACCTTCATCCTCCTCGCGACCTTTCTCATCAGGAGGGCTGCCCATCAGGAACGTTCCGCCGGAAATCGGAACCATATCGAATGAAATCGTCGTGCCAGGAATCGTTTGGCTGTACGGTTTCATGTCGTCGGCGGTCTTTGCCTCGGCGACTTTCGGATTCTCGTCGGCATTGGGAAATTTCGGTTTTGCAGTTTCTTCGGCAAATCCGACGGAGACGATTGACCAACAAGCGATTCCCGCGAATGCTTGCATCAGCTTATGGCAGGCGGTTACGTTCGGCATTGATGAGACCTTTGGAGAGATAACAGATGAATCGCCCAAACACGTTGATCTCAAGCCAGCGCAATGATCGTCGTGTTGGAAAATCCAGTAATTTCGACTTGAGATGGGGATTTATCGCATGGGTTGTGATTGCGACGAATCCAGTTCAGGCGGCAAACGATCCGACACCCCCACCCGAGACACTTCAGGAGTTCACCTTCCGTGAAGTTCGCATGGGGGTGGTCTTCACACTCCGATTGTACGCACCAGACACACCTCGTGCAAACTCGGCGGCGAAGGCCGCTTTCGATCGGGTGGGCGAAATCAACAATGCCCTCAGCGACTACGATCCGGATAGTGAACTTAGTCAACTTGGTCGCAAATCTGGTCCAGGTCGGCCGGTGCCGGTCAGTGAGGATTTGTGGACGGTCCTCGTGGCGGGGCAAAAGTTGTCTCGACAATCGAACGGAGCATTCGATGTGACCGTCGGTCCAGTCGTCAAACTCTGGCGGTCAGCACGGAGACACCGCAAACTCCCTGATTCAGCCGAACTTCAGAACGCACGACAATTGGTAGGATTCCAGCAAATCGCACTCGATACCAAACGGCAGACTGTTGAACTCGGCCGATCAGGAATGCAACTGGATTTTGGGGGAATTGCCAAAGGTTATGCTGGCGATGAAATGCTGCGTGTGCTTCGTGAACACAAAATCACGCGTGTTCTCATTGATGCAAGTGGTGATTTAGTCGTCGGTGATCCGCCACCGGGCAAAACCGGTTGGCGAGTTGCGATCGCTCCGCTGACCGATGCCAATTCCGATCAAAAGTCCGAACTCGGCCAATCACGGGTGCTCTGTTTGCGGAACATTGCGGTCGCAACCAGTGGAGATGCGTATCAATTCGTGGAAATTAACGGAGTCCGGTATTCGCATATCGTGAATCCGAAAACAGGACTGGGATTGACGCATCGCAGTACCGTCACCGTGATCGCCCCAACCGGAATGGAAGCCGACAGCTTGGCCTCGGCCCTGAGTGTTCTTGAGTGGGATGCTGTCTGGAAGTTTGTGGAGTCTCGCGAAAACGTCGAAGCGTTCATTGCCCGCAACGAAACCCGGACGGCATCCGAAACAGGGCACGTTCGGCAGCAAACCTCCTCGAAATTTTCCGAGTTCCTCTGTGGTTCGACCGATCGATGAAGACTTTCCGAATTTTCGGCGACGCCGGTTGCCGGAGTGAGTTGGGCTTGTCACGATAACTGTTCAGTATCCGAAGTTCAGGCCGAGCCTGAAAATCCCCGAACACGTCGAGCCCGGCATTCCCTGGCCGACACAATTCTGACACCGTGAGAATGCGAGCGTTGAATTTGAAGAAGGTTTGCTGGCTGATCGTTGGGTGTGTGGCCGTAGCGACGAGCGGATGTACGTCGGACGATGCGAACGATGTTACCAAGCCACCGGAGTTGGTCTTTCGCGATGAGTCTGTCACGATCCGCGTCCCCGCAGATACGAAATTCGCAGAGATTTGGGACCTAACTCTCGCGGAATGGAGTGGAGCCACGGGTGCCGAGACGAACATCGTCACCGATGAGTCCTTGCAAGGACCGAGCCAATCCGCCGATGTCCTCGTGGTTCCACTTACCGAAATCCCTCGGTGGATTGAGCAAGACCAACTCGCACCGTTGCCGACATCAATTCGAGACGGCTCGGCGTTGAAGTGGCTCGATGTATTCTACGGCGTGCGGGAACATACATCGCAGATTGCCGGTGCCCCGCGAATCGTTCCGGTTTCCGTCCCAATCCTCGTGGCGTATTACCGAGCCGACTTACTCGCCGCCAAGAACTTGGAACCGCCCAAAACCTGGACCGAGTATCAAAAGTTGCTCGCGACACTCGATGAGTGGGCGCCAGGACTGACGGCCGTGGAACCGTGGTCTCCCGAATGGCGAGCGACCACATTCCTCGCCCGGGCCGCCTCGTCCGCCAAGCATCCCGATCAACTCTCGTACGAGTTTGATATCCGCACGGGGGAACCGTTGATCGATTCCCCTGGCTTCCAAACCGCTTTGGAATTGGTCCAACAAGCACACCCCTATTTGGATGACGATGTCGTCACCTACTCGCCTGAGGATTGTCGTCGAGAGTTGCTCGCAGGACGGGCCGCGATCGGCATCGCATTGGAATCTGGTCCCAACGAGACGCCACTCCCATTCGGCCCCAAAGGTTCAACATCCGAGACAGCCATTGAACGAGCCGAGGGAATTGAACTCACCATCGAACCGCTCCCGGGCAGCGCCCGGGTTTATGATCAATCGAAGTCCGCGTTCCAGGAGTTTCCGGAAGACCGCCCGCATCGTGTCACCCTGACCGGATTCGCCGGGTCGGGGGTGGCCGTTTCCAAGACGGCGGCGAATTCACAAGCAGCCTGGGATCTCGCGTTACAACTGTCGTCGAAAGACGTCTCTCAAACATTCCCGCCACCGCTTTGCAGCCCGGTTCGTGAGTCGCAAGCCGACATGCCCGCTATTTACGCCGGAAGTTTGTTACGACCGGAAGAGCAGGGGGCATGGATGAACGCCGTGCGAACGAGTCTATCATCCGACCAATGCATCACCGAACTGCCGTTGATCGAACGGGATCGTTACCGCAAGGTGTTGTCTTTGGAACTTATCGCGATGTTCGAGGGCGATGCCACGCCTCAAGAAGTTTTGCAGCGAGTCGCCGGGGAATGGCAATCCATCACCGAGAGTCTCGGTCAAGAGGTCGTTCGGAAGAGCTACCGCCGCGGCTTGGGTTTTCCCGCACCGTAGCGATTTCTCCCGCGTAAATTCTATTTTCCATCACCCTATCATCCGGAGCGAAAGTCCGATGTCCCACGACGTACCGAACGCCCTTCAATCGCGGTTGGCAGAGCACGATCAATCGCACGTGCTTCGCTGGTGGGACGAATTGGACTCTGACCAAAAGTCGCAGCTAACATCCCAGTTGGATGGTATTGATTTCGCGGTTCTCAATCGCTGTCTTTCCGCGAAGTCGACGGATGAGTCAGACACCCCCGCCGCGAAAGCTCAGCGAGCAACGCCCCCCACGGAAATTGTCCGCCTCCCGCAAACACCGGCCGAGTTGAAAGCGTACCAAGCCGCCGAAGAAACGGGGCAAGAGATGTTGCGGGCCGGTCGTGTGGGCGTGGTACTCGTTGCGGGGGGGCAGGGCACACGGTTGGGATTTCCGCATCCGAAGGGAATGTTTCCCGTCGGTCCGGTTAGCGGCTCAACCCTCTTTCAGATTTTCGCCGAGCAGGTCTCCGCACGCTCCCGTGATGCCGGCGCGATCATTCCGTTTTACATCATGACCAGCGAAGCGACGCACGCGGAGACAGTCGATTTTTGGGAATCACAGGAGTTCTTCGGTCTCGATCCCAGTTCCGTCCGCTTCTTCCAACAAGGTACGATGCCCGCCGTCGATGCCGAAACGCACCGGCTTCTGCTCGCCGAACCGCATCGACTGTGCACCAGTCCCGATGGTCACGGGGGACTTCTCGCCGCCCTGGACAAGAGCGGCTGTTTGGACGACATGCGACAACGTGGCGTCGATCGGTTGTTCTATCACCAAGTCGACAACCCCACCGTGAAAGTTTGCGACCCCGCGTTCCTCGGGTTTCACGAGTTGCGAAATTCGGAGCTGTCTAGCAAGGTCGTGCCGAAGCGGTCGGCCGAGGAAAAAATGGGCGTGGTCGTGGCCGTCGATGGCGTCACGCAGATCATCGAATACAGTGACTTGCCCCCCGATGTCGCCGCCCGCACGACTTCCGACGGCGAACTGGAACTCTGGTGTGGCAGCATCGCGGTGCACGTTTTCTCACGTGACTTTCTGGAACGCCTGATCGGCAGTGACGCCGCATTGCCATTCCATTTGGCTCACAAGAAAGTCCTGCACATCGACGGGAATGCCCGCCTCGTTCAACCGAATTCGCCGAACGCGATCAAATTTGAACGTTTCATCTTTGATGCACTCCCGCACGCCAAGACAGCCCTCGTGATGGAAGCCGACCGCGCTCGCGAATTCAATCCCGTCAAAAACGCCGAAGGTCAAGACTCCCCCGCCACCGCCCGCGCCGCCATCACCCGCATCGCCAGAGAATGGCTCCAAGCCGCCGACCAACCCGTCCCCGAATCCGCCGAAATCGAAATCGGCCCGCTCTTCGCATTGGATGCAGAACAGGTTCAAAAACGTTTTGACTCAGAAAATCAATTCGCCAGTCGCACTTTCTTCGGCTAAGCTAGTAACACCTGAACACATCGCAAATCTATTGAGTCGTTCAAGCGTGAATCATATGCCACAAGAAAAGCCTAATAAATTCTATTTCAAACAACCGTCACCCACGGATGCCCAAAAGACACTTATTACTGAGGCTTTCGCTGACGCCTGGCGTCCCATCAATGGGCTTGACCCAACACCCGAGGATCGTCGGTATGAGCTAACACTTCAGCATCCGGAAATGCGGCGGCGATTTCTCCATGCTTGCGTGAAGCGAGACTTCTGGACGAACATTGAAGATAGTTTGCTATCGCTGGAGTGGGAATATCGCGCGTTAAACATACTCGGGCAACTCCATGAAAATGGCGAATTGTAATTAAGATTCATAAAGCCGACTCCGGAAGCGTCGGGCATCGCTAGAGAGCTAAGTTAGCGACATTATACAAAGGGATTGATGAGAGAAGTT
This portion of the Thalassoroseus pseudoceratinae genome encodes:
- a CDS encoding formylglycine-generating enzyme family protein encodes the protein MPNVTACHKLMQAFAGIACWSIVSVGFAEETAKPKFPNADENPKVAEAKTADDMKPYSQTIPGTTISFDMVPISGGTFLMGSPPDEKGREEDEGPQVKVQVSPFWMGRCEVTWNEYEIWNLDLDVLRREKLKLPSTDRDKIADAVTRPTKPYTDMTFNSGHDGFPATGMTPLAAQMYCKWLSAKTGHYYRLPTEAEWEFAARGGTTTAYSFGDDPAKLGDYSWYVDNAGLEREVNYHKVGLKKPNPFGLHDMHGNVAEYCLDEYDADWYQKLSVIAKENNGVAINPLNIPRTEEVRVVRGGSWTQWYDGGPEHHRSAARYESMPEDWKIQDPQIPQSVWYYTDGTHVGFRIVRPLTPPTAEERKKLKLDPVVPEHARFLQRSTN
- a CDS encoding FAD:protein FMN transferase is translated as MNRPNTLISSQRNDRRVGKSSNFDLRWGFIAWVVIATNPVQAANDPTPPPETLQEFTFREVRMGVVFTLRLYAPDTPRANSAAKAAFDRVGEINNALSDYDPDSELSQLGRKSGPGRPVPVSEDLWTVLVAGQKLSRQSNGAFDVTVGPVVKLWRSARRHRKLPDSAELQNARQLVGFQQIALDTKRQTVELGRSGMQLDFGGIAKGYAGDEMLRVLREHKITRVLIDASGDLVVGDPPPGKTGWRVAIAPLTDANSDQKSELGQSRVLCLRNIAVATSGDAYQFVEINGVRYSHIVNPKTGLGLTHRSTVTVIAPTGMEADSLASALSVLEWDAVWKFVESRENVEAFIARNETRTASETGHVRQQTSSKFSEFLCGSTDR
- a CDS encoding ABC transporter substrate-binding protein translates to MRALNLKKVCWLIVGCVAVATSGCTSDDANDVTKPPELVFRDESVTIRVPADTKFAEIWDLTLAEWSGATGAETNIVTDESLQGPSQSADVLVVPLTEIPRWIEQDQLAPLPTSIRDGSALKWLDVFYGVREHTSQIAGAPRIVPVSVPILVAYYRADLLAAKNLEPPKTWTEYQKLLATLDEWAPGLTAVEPWSPEWRATTFLARAASSAKHPDQLSYEFDIRTGEPLIDSPGFQTALELVQQAHPYLDDDVVTYSPEDCRRELLAGRAAIGIALESGPNETPLPFGPKGSTSETAIERAEGIELTIEPLPGSARVYDQSKSAFQEFPEDRPHRVTLTGFAGSGVAVSKTAANSQAAWDLALQLSSKDVSQTFPPPLCSPVRESQADMPAIYAGSLLRPEEQGAWMNAVRTSLSSDQCITELPLIERDRYRKVLSLELIAMFEGDATPQEVLQRVAGEWQSITESLGQEVVRKSYRRGLGFPAP
- a CDS encoding UTP--glucose-1-phosphate uridylyltransferase yields the protein MSHDVPNALQSRLAEHDQSHVLRWWDELDSDQKSQLTSQLDGIDFAVLNRCLSAKSTDESDTPAAKAQRATPPTEIVRLPQTPAELKAYQAAEETGQEMLRAGRVGVVLVAGGQGTRLGFPHPKGMFPVGPVSGSTLFQIFAEQVSARSRDAGAIIPFYIMTSEATHAETVDFWESQEFFGLDPSSVRFFQQGTMPAVDAETHRLLLAEPHRLCTSPDGHGGLLAALDKSGCLDDMRQRGVDRLFYHQVDNPTVKVCDPAFLGFHELRNSELSSKVVPKRSAEEKMGVVVAVDGVTQIIEYSDLPPDVAARTTSDGELELWCGSIAVHVFSRDFLERLIGSDAALPFHLAHKKVLHIDGNARLVQPNSPNAIKFERFIFDALPHAKTALVMEADRAREFNPVKNAEGQDSPATARAAITRIAREWLQAADQPVPESAEIEIGPLFALDAEQVQKRFDSENQFASRTFFG